The Caldicellulosiruptor changbaiensis genome has a segment encoding these proteins:
- the coaBC gene encoding bifunctional phosphopantothenoylcysteine decarboxylase/phosphopantothenate--cysteine ligase CoaBC, which produces MSLKNKNILIGICGGIAAYKVCELIRFLKKSEANVKVIMTNNAQRFITPLTVQTLSQNRVYLDTFESEYFYDIEHISLTAWADILVVAPATANIIGKFANGIADDLLTTTFLAFNKPILVVPAMNSNMFENKIVQANIQKLKQVGINVLEPEAGLLACGVYGKGRYPENRKIVIEIERLLEKKDLDGKRVLITAGPTREYLDPVRFISNRSSGKMGFALAEEAYKRGAKVTLVSGPVNIQTYADIEIVNVETAYEMYEEVKSIKDKYDILIFSAAVADFKPKNFRESKIKKEQEQELQIELQKNPDILKYAGETKKDWQIVVGFSAETENLIENSKKKLYEKNADLIVANNVLQEGAGFNVDTNIVTLISKEKVLELPKLSKEEVAGRIFDFIVDYLCRR; this is translated from the coding sequence ATGAGTCTAAAAAATAAAAACATCTTGATAGGAATATGTGGCGGGATTGCAGCATATAAAGTGTGTGAGCTTATAAGGTTTTTAAAAAAGTCTGAGGCAAATGTAAAGGTAATTATGACCAATAATGCACAAAGGTTTATAACTCCTTTGACAGTGCAAACTCTTTCGCAAAACAGAGTTTATCTTGACACATTTGAAAGTGAGTATTTCTATGATATAGAGCACATATCATTGACAGCCTGGGCAGATATCTTAGTTGTAGCTCCTGCAACAGCAAATATTATTGGAAAGTTTGCAAATGGCATTGCTGATGACCTTTTGACAACCACTTTTTTAGCATTCAATAAGCCCATTTTAGTTGTTCCTGCAATGAATTCAAACATGTTTGAAAACAAAATTGTGCAGGCAAATATACAAAAGCTAAAGCAGGTTGGCATAAATGTTTTAGAACCTGAAGCAGGGCTTTTAGCTTGTGGAGTATATGGGAAAGGACGTTATCCTGAAAACCGAAAAATTGTAATTGAAATTGAAAGGCTGCTTGAAAAAAAAGATTTAGATGGCAAAAGGGTTCTCATCACAGCCGGCCCAACAAGAGAATACTTAGATCCTGTGAGGTTTATTTCTAACAGGTCATCAGGTAAGATGGGTTTTGCATTAGCAGAAGAAGCCTATAAAAGAGGAGCAAAAGTTACTCTCGTATCAGGTCCTGTAAACATTCAAACTTATGCAGACATCGAGATAGTTAACGTTGAGACAGCTTATGAGATGTATGAAGAAGTAAAAAGTATAAAGGATAAATATGATATACTCATATTCTCTGCTGCAGTTGCAGACTTTAAACCAAAAAACTTTAGAGAATCGAAAATAAAAAAGGAACAAGAACAAGAACTACAGATTGAACTTCAGAAAAATCCTGACATTTTAAAATATGCGGGGGAGACTAAGAAGGATTGGCAAATTGTTGTAGGATTTTCGGCTGAGACAGAAAATCTAATTGAAAATTCCAAGAAAAAACTTTATGAGAAAAATGCAGATTTGATTGTTGCTAACAATGTTTTACAAGAAGGTGCTGGGTTTAATGTGGATACGAACATTGTCACGCTAATCTCAAAAGAGAAGGTTTTAGAGCTTCCTAAACTTAGCAAAGAGGAAGTGGCAGGCAGAATATTTGACTTCATAGTAGATTACCTCTGCAGAAGGTAG
- the pknB gene encoding Stk1 family PASTA domain-containing Ser/Thr kinase — protein sequence MDDFVIGNRYSVIEKLGSGGMSIVYKAKDKVLNRYVAIKVLRSEFANDEEFLSRFRTEALAAASLSHPNIVSIYDVGEQEGMHYIVMEYVNGKTLKEFIKETGRVSTKDAVTIAIQVLRALDHAHKKGIVHRDIKPQNILIDENGIVKVTDFGIARAVSTGTIINTNLTIGSVHYFSPEQARGGYVDNRSDLYSLGVVLYEMVTGVLPFDGDTPISIALKHLQEQPIRPTIYNPDIPRSLEAIILKAMQKDVLLRYQSATEMMQDLKNSLIEPEGDFVKIETHENVATKQFQLEQLKSKDIVLEGEKKQKANKKDWIYVVSGILTALVIVAIGWLIFYNAIGKSLTPQDNEITMPDLVGYSVDDAKSKLDELGLKFTIEEQNDQAEKGTVINQEPAAGIKVKKDTTVKLTVSKGPEMVRVPDVVGQNVKDAEIDLTNAGLNVEIKRDYSDKPVDTVIFQQPSANELIEKNGTVVLTVSLGPKIEKVPVPDVTGLDIASAKELLRKAGLNTGSITYKEVTDNDSNIVISQLPVANTLVDKGSSVDLVVSKKVEQKNTAKIIIKTVILPSDLNEANVKIVVVSNNNESIVFDRVVKKEETPLQVKVPITGPSTIRMYINDQLSSEEMVE from the coding sequence ATGGATGATTTTGTTATAGGTAATAGGTACAGTGTTATTGAAAAGTTAGGCAGTGGTGGTATGTCGATTGTATACAAGGCAAAGGACAAAGTACTTAACAGATATGTTGCTATAAAAGTATTAAGAAGTGAATTTGCAAATGATGAGGAGTTTTTGTCAAGATTTAGAACAGAGGCTTTAGCTGCAGCTTCGCTTTCACATCCAAATATTGTATCTATTTACGATGTTGGTGAGCAAGAAGGTATGCACTACATAGTAATGGAATATGTAAATGGGAAAACACTGAAAGAATTTATCAAAGAGACAGGAAGAGTCAGTACAAAAGATGCAGTTACAATTGCAATACAGGTTTTGAGAGCACTGGACCATGCACACAAAAAGGGAATTGTTCACAGAGATATAAAGCCACAAAACATTCTAATTGACGAAAATGGAATAGTTAAGGTCACAGATTTTGGCATAGCACGGGCTGTTTCAACCGGAACCATAATAAATACAAATCTGACAATAGGGTCTGTTCATTATTTTTCACCAGAGCAAGCAAGAGGTGGATATGTTGATAATAGGTCTGATTTGTATTCGCTTGGAGTTGTATTATATGAGATGGTGACTGGCGTTTTGCCATTTGATGGCGATACCCCTATATCCATTGCGTTAAAACATTTACAAGAACAGCCAATTCGTCCTACTATATACAACCCGGATATTCCACGTAGTTTAGAGGCAATTATCCTAAAAGCTATGCAAAAGGATGTACTTTTAAGATACCAATCTGCAACAGAGATGATGCAAGATTTGAAAAATTCATTAATTGAGCCTGAAGGGGATTTTGTAAAGATAGAAACTCATGAAAATGTTGCAACAAAGCAGTTTCAACTTGAACAATTGAAGTCAAAAGATATAGTTTTAGAAGGTGAGAAAAAGCAAAAAGCAAACAAAAAAGATTGGATATACGTTGTAAGTGGTATTTTAACTGCTTTAGTTATTGTTGCGATTGGCTGGCTAATATTTTATAATGCTATTGGAAAGAGTTTAACACCACAAGATAACGAAATTACAATGCCAGATCTTGTTGGATATTCAGTTGATGATGCGAAAAGCAAATTAGATGAGCTTGGACTAAAGTTTACAATAGAGGAACAAAACGACCAAGCTGAAAAGGGGACAGTTATAAATCAAGAGCCGGCTGCGGGCATTAAAGTTAAAAAAGATACAACTGTAAAACTTACAGTTAGTAAAGGACCAGAGATGGTACGTGTACCAGATGTTGTTGGACAAAATGTGAAGGATGCGGAGATTGATTTGACTAATGCTGGGCTTAATGTAGAGATAAAAAGAGATTATTCTGATAAACCTGTTGACACTGTTATCTTCCAGCAGCCTTCTGCTAACGAATTGATTGAGAAAAACGGAACAGTAGTATTGACTGTGAGCTTAGGGCCTAAGATTGAAAAGGTGCCTGTACCTGATGTTACTGGTTTAGATATAGCTTCTGCAAAAGAACTTTTGCGAAAAGCAGGTCTAAATACTGGCAGTATCACATATAAAGAAGTAACTGACAATGACTCCAACATTGTTATAAGCCAGCTACCTGTTGCAAATACTCTTGTGGACAAAGGTAGCAGTGTTGACTTAGTAGTTTCCAAAAAGGTTGAACAAAAAAATACTGCTAAGATTATCATTAAAACAGTTATTTTACCTTCTGACTTAAATGAGGCAAATGTAAAGATTGTTGTTGTTTCAAACAACAATGAGAGTATTGTATTTGATAGAGTTGTGAAAAAAGAAGAAACCCCTTTGCAGGTAAAGGTACCAATCACAGGACCATCCACTATTAGAATGTATATCAATGACCAATTATCATCAGAGGAGATGGTGGAATAG
- a CDS encoding Stp1/IreP family PP2C-type Ser/Thr phosphatase, with translation MKYVKYVALSEIGNVRTNNEDYYLIFKSNDDSFSIFLVADGMGGHNAGEVASSLACKYVLEYLLINLKRFNEIAKEVIKEAYSYANQKITELQVENPLWFGMGTTLAGVFLLKGKVIISNVGDSRVYLINAEKIMQITEDHSLVYEMYKDGKITKEEIYTHPQKNIITRAIGVDKEIEIDIYELTQEELGEKWCILLCTDGLTNMVPESYIKEVFVKSTFEKVGEVLINKALENGGVDNITVLYFTA, from the coding sequence ATGAAGTATGTGAAGTACGTTGCACTCTCAGAAATAGGGAATGTGAGAACAAATAATGAGGACTATTATTTGATATTTAAGTCAAATGATGATAGTTTTAGCATATTCTTGGTTGCAGATGGTATGGGTGGTCACAATGCAGGTGAGGTTGCAAGTAGCCTTGCCTGCAAATATGTCCTGGAGTATCTTTTGATAAATCTAAAAAGGTTTAATGAAATAGCAAAAGAGGTTATAAAGGAAGCATATTCTTATGCAAATCAAAAGATAACAGAGCTTCAGGTTGAAAATCCGCTATGGTTTGGAATGGGGACAACCTTGGCGGGGGTATTTCTTCTCAAGGGCAAGGTAATTATTAGCAATGTAGGTGATTCAAGGGTTTATCTTATTAATGCAGAGAAGATAATGCAAATAACAGAAGATCATTCGTTAGTTTATGAGATGTACAAAGATGGTAAAATTACAAAAGAGGAGATTTATACTCATCCACAGAAGAATATAATTACACGTGCAATTGGCGTAGACAAAGAGATAGAAATAGATATATATGAGCTTACACAGGAAGAGCTTGGGGAAAAATGGTGTATTTTACTGTGTACAGATGGACTTACTAACATGGTTCCAGAGTCTTACATAAAAGAGGTTTTTGTGAAAAGTACATTTGAAAAAGTAGGAGAAGTGCTAATAAACAAGGCACTTGAAAATGGTGGCGTTGACAATATAACAGTACTCTATTTTACCGCTTAG
- a CDS encoding zinc metallopeptidase has protein sequence MFYYFDPMYLIFAIPAFLISIFAQIKVQAAFSKYSKMRSFSGLTGAEVAKSILWANGIYDVKVEYVPGLLTDHYDPRFKVLRLSSGVFDSNSIAAIGVAAHEAGHAIQHYERYPWLSLRSAMVPVVNIGSNLAFPLILIGLLFRNGDIFINLGILLFCLAVLFTLITLPVEVNASKRAIQALKLAGVVMPSEEEGVKKVLRAAAMTYVAAVAVAILQLLYYLSLVQRRRDD, from the coding sequence ATGTTTTACTACTTTGACCCAATGTATTTAATCTTTGCGATCCCTGCATTTTTGATTTCAATATTTGCCCAAATAAAAGTTCAAGCAGCTTTTTCAAAGTACTCTAAGATGAGAAGTTTTTCTGGGCTGACAGGAGCAGAGGTTGCAAAAAGTATCCTGTGGGCAAATGGTATTTACGATGTTAAGGTGGAATATGTCCCTGGTCTTTTGACAGACCATTATGACCCACGCTTTAAGGTTTTGAGGTTATCAAGCGGTGTATTTGATTCAAATTCAATTGCAGCAATAGGTGTTGCTGCCCATGAAGCAGGTCATGCAATACAGCATTACGAAAGATATCCTTGGCTTTCTTTGAGAAGTGCAATGGTCCCAGTTGTAAATATAGGTTCAAACCTTGCGTTTCCGTTAATATTAATAGGTCTTTTGTTCAGAAACGGTGATATTTTTATAAATCTTGGAATACTTCTATTTTGTCTTGCAGTTTTGTTTACCTTAATTACTTTGCCAGTTGAGGTAAATGCAAGCAAAAGGGCTATTCAGGCCTTGAAATTGGCAGGAGTGGTTATGCCTTCAGAAGAAGAGGGTGTTAAGAAGGTTTTGAGGGCTGCAGCAATGACATATGTTGCAGCCGTCGCTGTTGCAATACTTCAGCTTTTATATTATTTAAGCTTAGTTCAAAGAAGAAGGGATGATTGA
- the priA gene encoding replication restart helicase PriA, translating into MMIVEVCINYQDANVDRTFDYLVPGHLEELVEVGKRVYVNFGVSNRVVEGLIINVKEDTNVEREKLKCVLAVIDKIPIVSDEQIKLAFSIKNYYATKLGQALGLIIPPFVSNNEIYIICAQQTSDLTLEDELKEIYNRILKRPVSANSKLAKENEDKIASLFLRGLLRFELKLLKSLNEEKRETPTEPQYKLTKDQKKALELITSTFDKGIYKNILLFGVTGSGKTEVYIQAMRYVISKGKSVILMVPEISLTPQMIQNVKRRIESEVVVYHSKMNSSQRQRAWLKLKSGEAKVVIGPRSAIFAPAKELGLIIVDEEHETSYKSEKSPRVNAVEVAQMRAKINSIPIVLGSATPTVEHYYYAIAGKYAICTLRERINKALPEVFVVDMKKEILDGNKSIFSRLLLSEIEKNLQRGEQVLLFLNRRGYSPIVICRECGYVYMCKNCSISLTYHKDGYLRCHYCNYKQEYTSICPKCGSKYVRQYGSGTQRIEDEIKTYFKDARVLRMDKDTTTRKDAVEEILSKFKSKEADILVGTQMVAKGLHFPDLTLVGVINADTILNMPDFRSKERTFQLITQVAGRAGREKQGRVVIQTFNPDDYSIVAASNHDYESFFEEEIKIRKTMGYPPYSYIVNFIVVSQNEGFAKKGIENVYRLLEKCTKIVNLKIYGPSESPIFKVENQYRYHILVKFEKASQMIDIANMIKERYNYNNAELIIDVNPINTL; encoded by the coding sequence ATGATGATTGTTGAGGTGTGTATTAATTATCAAGATGCAAATGTGGACAGGACATTCGACTATTTGGTCCCAGGACATCTTGAAGAACTTGTTGAAGTTGGTAAAAGAGTGTATGTAAACTTTGGAGTTTCAAATAGAGTTGTAGAAGGGCTTATTATCAATGTAAAAGAAGATACAAATGTTGAAAGAGAAAAACTAAAGTGTGTGCTTGCTGTAATTGACAAAATTCCAATTGTCTCGGATGAGCAGATAAAGCTTGCATTTTCCATAAAAAATTATTATGCCACTAAATTAGGGCAAGCATTGGGTTTAATCATTCCTCCGTTTGTGAGCAATAACGAAATATACATAATTTGTGCCCAACAAACTTCAGATTTGACCTTAGAAGATGAACTTAAAGAAATTTACAATAGAATTCTAAAGAGGCCGGTCTCGGCGAATTCCAAACTTGCAAAAGAAAATGAAGATAAAATTGCAAGCTTATTTTTAAGAGGATTACTAAGATTTGAGTTAAAACTCCTAAAGAGTTTAAATGAAGAAAAGAGAGAGACGCCAACTGAACCTCAATATAAGTTGACAAAAGACCAAAAGAAAGCTCTTGAATTAATAACCTCTACGTTTGACAAAGGAATATACAAAAATATTCTTTTGTTTGGAGTAACTGGAAGTGGAAAAACAGAAGTTTATATTCAAGCAATGAGATATGTGATTAGCAAAGGTAAAAGCGTAATTCTTATGGTACCTGAAATCTCACTGACGCCACAAATGATTCAGAATGTCAAAAGAAGAATAGAAAGTGAAGTTGTTGTATATCACAGTAAGATGAACAGTTCACAAAGACAGAGAGCCTGGCTCAAGCTAAAAAGTGGAGAGGCAAAAGTAGTAATTGGGCCAAGGTCTGCAATATTTGCTCCGGCAAAAGAGTTAGGACTTATAATTGTTGATGAGGAGCATGAGACAAGTTATAAATCAGAAAAATCACCTCGTGTAAATGCTGTAGAAGTTGCTCAGATGCGAGCAAAAATAAATAGTATACCAATTGTTTTGGGTTCAGCGACTCCAACAGTTGAACACTATTATTATGCAATAGCAGGAAAATATGCTATTTGTACTTTGAGAGAGAGAATAAACAAGGCACTACCAGAGGTATTTGTGGTTGACATGAAAAAAGAGATCTTAGATGGTAACAAATCAATCTTTAGTAGGCTTTTATTAAGTGAGATAGAGAAGAACTTGCAAAGAGGAGAACAGGTTTTACTTTTCCTGAACAGAAGAGGGTATTCTCCCATTGTGATATGCCGTGAGTGCGGCTATGTTTACATGTGCAAAAATTGTAGTATCTCACTTACTTATCATAAAGACGGATATTTGAGGTGTCATTATTGCAATTACAAACAAGAGTATACTAGTATATGTCCAAAATGTGGTAGCAAATATGTCCGCCAGTATGGAAGTGGTACTCAGAGAATAGAGGATGAAATAAAAACGTATTTTAAAGACGCAAGAGTGCTACGTATGGATAAAGACACTACCACAAGAAAAGATGCAGTTGAAGAGATTTTGAGCAAGTTCAAATCAAAAGAAGCTGACATCTTGGTGGGTACTCAAATGGTTGCAAAGGGATTGCATTTTCCTGATTTGACTTTGGTTGGAGTGATAAATGCTGATACTATTTTAAATATGCCAGATTTTAGAAGCAAAGAAAGGACATTTCAACTTATTACTCAGGTAGCAGGGAGAGCAGGAAGAGAAAAACAAGGAAGAGTAGTAATTCAGACATTTAACCCTGACGATTATAGTATAGTTGCAGCCTCAAATCATGACTATGAAAGCTTCTTTGAAGAAGAGATAAAGATTCGCAAAACAATGGGATATCCACCATATTCATATATTGTAAATTTCATTGTAGTATCACAAAATGAAGGCTTTGCTAAAAAAGGGATAGAAAATGTGTATAGGTTACTTGAAAAATGTACAAAGATTGTTAATCTCAAAATTTACGGGCCCAGCGAAAGTCCAATTTTCAAAGTTGAAAATCAATATAGGTATCATATACTTGTCAAGTTTGAAAAAGCTTCACAGATGATTGATATAGCCAATATGATAAAAGAAAGATATAATTATAATAATGCTGAGCTTATAATCGATGTGAATCCTATAAACACACTGTAA
- the rsmB gene encoding 16S rRNA (cytosine(967)-C(5))-methyltransferase RsmB — MKINTRSAAFSVIFEIESKKNINADTLMEKYHQKLKKTKDRALFVELVHGVLRYKNLLDYYINFVAKKGVKDKKILNILRVATYELLFLDKIPDYATVSEACGLAEKVNKNQKGFVNAILRNIIRRKDEIEKALERVKEVNIKDFLSIKLSYPKFLIDYLEKSYGFDKTVKILEFLNTKPLQSIKINTKKISQAEFLKKLEACGYEYEVPELNREIVYIVKGNIKESELYRDGYFYYQDLASSFIVKWNRYDFEKASSILDLCAAPGGKTFNCAEVTRGFVVSCDVNKSKIERLRENLLRLGFDNVIVAENDALTLNEDFVGKFDIVIADLPCSGFGTIRKKPDIKWNKTKEDIENLHELQLKMLDNAAQYLKEGGIIFYSTCTLGHRENEDTVLRFLEKHKDFNLISQNTIFPDEYKCDGFFIAKLKKEGKA; from the coding sequence TTGAAGATTAATACGCGCAGCGCTGCTTTTTCAGTCATTTTTGAGATTGAGAGTAAAAAAAATATAAATGCAGATACTTTGATGGAAAAGTACCATCAAAAGCTCAAAAAAACAAAAGATAGAGCACTTTTTGTTGAGCTTGTACATGGTGTGCTAAGATATAAAAACCTTCTTGACTATTATATAAACTTTGTTGCAAAAAAAGGTGTAAAGGACAAGAAAATACTTAACATTTTGAGAGTTGCAACATACGAGCTATTATTTCTTGACAAGATTCCAGACTATGCTACAGTCAGTGAAGCATGTGGGCTTGCAGAGAAGGTCAATAAAAATCAAAAGGGCTTTGTCAATGCGATATTGAGAAACATAATAAGGAGAAAAGACGAAATAGAAAAAGCACTTGAAAGAGTAAAAGAGGTAAACATCAAGGATTTTCTTTCTATAAAACTTTCATACCCTAAGTTTTTGATTGATTATTTAGAAAAGTCTTATGGATTTGATAAGACAGTAAAAATTTTGGAATTTTTAAATACAAAACCACTGCAAAGTATAAAAATAAATACGAAAAAAATAAGCCAGGCAGAATTTTTAAAAAAGCTTGAAGCCTGTGGGTATGAGTATGAAGTGCCAGAACTAAATAGAGAGATTGTTTATATTGTCAAAGGTAATATAAAAGAAAGTGAACTTTACAGAGATGGTTACTTTTATTATCAAGACCTTGCCTCTTCATTCATTGTAAAATGGAACAGATATGATTTTGAAAAGGCAAGCTCCATTTTGGACTTATGTGCAGCGCCAGGTGGTAAGACATTTAACTGTGCAGAGGTAACAAGGGGTTTTGTTGTTTCATGTGATGTGAATAAGTCAAAGATTGAGCGTTTGAGAGAAAATCTATTGAGGCTTGGCTTTGACAATGTTATAGTTGCTGAAAATGACGCTCTTACGTTGAATGAAGATTTTGTAGGGAAATTCGATATTGTAATTGCAGACCTTCCTTGTTCTGGTTTTGGAACAATTAGAAAAAAGCCTGATATTAAATGGAATAAGACCAAAGAGGATATTGAGAACTTGCATGAACTTCAGCTAAAAATGCTTGACAACGCTGCACAGTATTTAAAAGAGGGTGGTATAATATTTTACAGCACATGCACGCTTGGACACAGGGAAAATGAAGACACTGTATTAAGATTTTTAGAGAAACATAAGGATTTTAATCTAATCTCTCAAAATACAATATTTCCTGATGAATATAAATGTGATGGATTTTTTATTGCAAAACTCAAGAAAGAAGGCAAAGCATAG
- the fmt gene encoding methionyl-tRNA formyltransferase, with the protein MGTPEFAVDILQKLIGNPLFSIKLVVTQPDKPVGRKQILTPPPVKEFALKFNLNVIQPDRLKGNEEFFEVLKKINPEVIVVVAYGKILPKEVLQIPKYGCINVHASLLPEYRGAAPIQRVLMDGKNYTGITIMKMDEGLDTGDILLQERIEIEQNDDVITLSKKLSELGAKLLIETLKNISNIVPVKQDSTKATYAPPIDKKEGQISWDMSAVQIYNRFRALKIWPGIFTIYKGKLLKIHEMEIAKLDNLENVQNGTILGINETGILVKVKGGVIKLKELQLEGGRKMSARDFVNGYKIKKGDILS; encoded by the coding sequence ATGGGCACACCAGAGTTTGCGGTAGATATTTTGCAAAAACTGATTGGCAATCCTCTATTTAGCATAAAACTTGTAGTGACTCAACCAGACAAGCCAGTTGGAAGAAAACAGATTTTAACCCCACCACCAGTCAAAGAATTTGCGTTAAAATTTAATCTTAATGTAATCCAGCCAGATAGGTTAAAAGGCAATGAAGAGTTTTTTGAAGTCTTGAAAAAGATAAATCCAGAGGTAATTGTGGTTGTGGCTTATGGGAAAATACTTCCAAAAGAAGTTTTGCAAATACCCAAGTACGGATGCATTAATGTCCATGCCTCGCTTTTGCCTGAATACAGAGGTGCTGCACCTATTCAAAGAGTGCTGATGGATGGGAAAAATTATACAGGCATTACAATTATGAAGATGGATGAAGGGCTTGACACGGGAGATATTCTACTTCAAGAGAGAATAGAAATAGAGCAAAATGATGATGTTATAACCCTTTCTAAGAAGTTGTCTGAGCTTGGTGCAAAGCTTTTGATTGAGACTTTAAAGAATATCTCAAATATTGTGCCAGTAAAACAAGACTCTACAAAAGCCACATACGCTCCTCCAATTGATAAAAAGGAAGGTCAAATTTCTTGGGATATGAGTGCAGTGCAGATTTACAACAGGTTCAGAGCTTTAAAAATTTGGCCTGGCATATTTACAATTTATAAAGGGAAACTTCTAAAGATTCATGAGATGGAGATTGCAAAACTTGACAATCTTGAAAATGTACAAAATGGCACAATATTGGGAATTAATGAGACCGGGATTCTTGTTAAGGTAAAAGGTGGTGTAATTAAATTAAAAGAACTTCAATTAGAAGGCGGCAGAAAAATGAGTGCAAGAGATTTTGTTAACGGGTATAAAATAAAAAAAGGTGATATTTTGAGCTAA
- the rlmN gene encoding 23S rRNA (adenine(2503)-C(2))-methyltransferase RlmN, translated as MKRLIKDFTLDELKKWVEDTGERAFRANQIFEWLYKKNATDVNSFTNIPAQLRKRIEEEFILNSLKVVKYESDGESIKFLLELVDGNAIESVFLPYKYGNAICISTQVGCRMKCAFCASTIGGMIRNLSAGEMVDQIVNVENVTKKRISNVVLMGSGEPFDNIENVFKFIDIINSKEGKNIGARHITISTVGIIEGIYKLSEYPKQVNLAISLHAPNNYLRNKLVPMNRKYPIEGILKAVDYYISKTNRRVTFEYALINGINDSIECAKELAKILSGKLVHVNLIPVNPVDGKDFKKPPRERVKEFYNVLMSSGIQVTIRRELGSSIAAACGQLRSRHYNISEK; from the coding sequence ATGAAAAGGCTCATTAAAGATTTTACCTTGGATGAGCTAAAAAAATGGGTGGAGGATACAGGTGAAAGGGCATTTCGTGCTAATCAAATTTTTGAATGGTTGTATAAAAAGAATGCGACTGATGTAAATTCATTTACTAACATTCCAGCTCAATTGCGAAAAAGAATAGAAGAAGAGTTTATTTTAAATTCTTTGAAGGTTGTAAAATATGAAAGTGACGGTGAAAGCATAAAGTTTTTGCTTGAGCTTGTTGATGGCAATGCTATTGAGTCTGTTTTTTTGCCATACAAGTATGGTAATGCAATATGTATCTCAACCCAGGTTGGTTGTAGGATGAAGTGTGCATTTTGTGCCTCAACCATTGGTGGCATGATAAGAAATCTTTCTGCAGGTGAGATGGTAGACCAGATAGTCAATGTTGAGAATGTCACAAAAAAGAGAATTTCTAATGTTGTTTTGATGGGGAGTGGTGAGCCATTTGACAATATTGAAAATGTGTTTAAGTTCATTGATATTATAAACTCTAAAGAGGGGAAAAATATAGGCGCGAGACATATAACAATCTCAACTGTTGGGATTATAGAGGGAATTTACAAGCTCTCTGAGTATCCTAAACAGGTAAATCTTGCAATTTCTCTTCATGCCCCAAACAACTATTTACGAAACAAATTGGTCCCAATGAATAGAAAATATCCTATTGAAGGTATATTAAAAGCTGTTGACTACTATATTAGCAAAACAAACAGAAGAGTGACATTTGAGTATGCGTTAATAAATGGAATAAACGACTCAATTGAATGTGCAAAAGAGCTTGCCAAGATATTATCAGGAAAACTTGTCCATGTTAACTTAATTCCTGTAAACCCAGTAGACGGAAAAGACTTCAAAAAACCACCAAGAGAAAGGGTTAAAGAATTTTATAATGTTCTTATGTCATCTGGTATTCAAGTGACAATCAGAAGAGAGTTAGGAAGTAGTATTGCTGCAGCGTGTGGTCAGCTACGATCAAGACATTATAATATATCCGAAAAATAG
- the def gene encoding peptide deformylase, which translates to MALRKIRIYEDEILRKKSKTVEKFDKRLHDLLDDMKETMYEANGIGLAAPQVGILKRAIVVDPGDGAIELVNPQIEYSEGSQIDIEGCLSVPNVWGEVERPKRVIVRGQNRHGEEIKIEAEDLLARALCHEIDHLDGILFIDKVIRFVTEEEIEKRRSKEQKMDLE; encoded by the coding sequence ATGGCTTTGAGAAAGATAAGGATTTATGAAGATGAGATACTTCGCAAAAAGTCTAAAACTGTTGAGAAGTTTGATAAAAGGCTGCATGACCTCCTTGACGACATGAAAGAGACAATGTATGAGGCAAACGGGATTGGACTTGCCGCACCACAAGTTGGAATTTTGAAAAGAGCTATTGTGGTCGACCCAGGTGATGGTGCAATTGAACTTGTGAATCCACAAATAGAGTATTCTGAAGGAAGTCAGATAGATATCGAAGGGTGTCTTTCTGTTCCAAATGTATGGGGAGAGGTTGAAAGACCAAAAAGAGTGATTGTAAGAGGACAAAACAGGCACGGAGAAGAGATTAAAATCGAAGCTGAGGATTTGCTTGCAAGAGCTTTGTGCCATGAGATAGACCATCTTGATGGAATCTTGTTTATTGACAAGGTGATAAGGTTTGTTACTGAGGAAGAAATTGAAAAAAGACGCTCAAAAGAGCAAAAGATGGATTTGGAGTAA